The window ACAGCCGGCACCGGAACGTACGCCGCCAGCTCCGCCGCCAGCTCCTCGTGCACCCGCACCTTGAGCAGGGTGCCCTCCGGGGTGTGCTCCTCGGAGATCACCTCGCCCTCGGAGTGGGCGCGCGCGACCAGTCGGCCGAGCGTGTACGGCACGAGCACCTCGATCTCGACCGAGGGGTGCGGCAGTTCGACGTCGATGAGCGCGAGCAGCTCGGCGATGCCCTGGCCCGTGCGGGCCGAGACGGCGATGGACCGCTTCTCGTTCCGCATGAGCCGCTGGAGCACCAGCGGGTCGGCCGCGTCCGCCTTGTTGATCACCACGATCTCGGGCACCTTGGTGGCGCCCACGTCACGGACGACCTCGCGCACGGCGGCCAGCTGCTCCTCCGGCGCCGGGTGCGAACCGTCCACCACGTGCAGGATCAGGTCGGAGTCCCCGACCTCCTCCATCGTGGAGCGGAACGCCTCGACGAGGTGGTGCGGCAGGTGCCGGACGAAGCCGACGGTGTCCGCGAGTGTGTAGATCCGCCCGCTGGGCGTCTCGGCGCGGCGCACGGTCGGGTCGAGGGTGGCGAACAGCTCGTTCTGCACCAGCACGCCCGCGCCCGTGAGGCGGTTGAGCAGCGAGGACTTGCCGGCGTTGGTGTACCCGGCGATGGCGACGGACGGCACCTTGTTGCGACGGCGCTCCTGGCGCTTGATCTCGCGGCCGACCTTCATGTCCGCGATCTCCCGGCGCATCTTCGCCATCTTCTCGCGGATCCGACGCCGGTCGGTCTCGATCTTGGTCTCACCGGGACCACGGGTGGCGAGTCCGCCGCCCTTGCCGCCGCCCATCTGACGGGACAGCGACTGACCCCAGCCTCGCAGCCTCGGCAGCATGTACTGCATCTGCGCGAGCGCGACCTGCGCCTTGCCCTCTCGGGACTTGGCGTGCTGGGCGAAGATGTCGAGGATCAGGGCCGTACGGTCGATGACCTTGACCTTGACGACGTCTTCGAGGTGGATCAGCTGGCCCGGTGAGAGCTCACCGTCACAGATGACGGTGTCCGCGCCGGTCTCCAGCACGATGTCCCGCAGCTCGTTGGCCTTGCCGGAGCCGATGTAGGTGGCCGCGTCGGGCTTGTCGCGGCGCTGGATGACGCCGTCGAGCACGAGCGCGCCCGCGGTCTCGGCGAGGGCGGCGAGCTCCGCGAGGGAGTTCTCCGAATCGGTCGCGGTCCCGGAGGTCCACACACCGACGAGCACCACGCGCTCCAGACGGAGCTGTCGGTACTCGACCTCGGTGACGTCCTCGAGTTCGGTGGAGAGGCCCGCGACGCGGCGCAGGGCCGCACGCTCGGAGCGGTCGAACTGGTCGCCGTCCCGGTCTCCGTCGACCTCGTGGCTCCAGGCGACGTCCTCTTCCATCAGGGCATCGGCCCGAAGACCGTCGGGGTAGTTCTGCGCGAAGCTCTGCGTGTCCTGGGAAGGGGAAGAAGAGGAGGTCATTGGGTCCTTACGTCGATGGGGATACCTGTGGGACGACGGACTTCCGTCCGACATTCACGACAACGTCCGGGGCCGCCGGGAGATTCCCGTCCGGATTCCGGAGGGCAGTGCCGCCGACCCGAAGTGGCGTCGACGTGAAGATGTTCGCACGGCACGGCCCGTCTCGTCACCGGGTTTTTTGCGGCTGTCGAGTGGGCTTGGCGGGCTTCTCCACGGGCTTGGCGGGCTTCTCTGCCGGCTTCTCCGCAGGCTTGGCGGGCTTCTCCACGGGCTTCTCGCTGCGCCAGTCGGGGTGGCCCGGCATGGGCGGGGTCTTCTCCCCGTAGAGCCAGGCCTCGAAGAACCCGCTCAGATCCCGGTCCGCGATGCCCGAGGCCAGGTGCATGAAGTCCGCGGTGTCCGCGACCCCGTCGTGGTGGGTGCTCACCCAGGTCCGCTGCAGCTGCTCGAAGGAGCGGCGGCCGATCTCCTCGCGCAGCGCGTACAGGACCAGGGCGCTGCCGTCGTAGACGTTCGGGCGGAAGATGCTGAGCTTCTCGCCGGGCGCGGCCCCCTTGGGCGCGGCGGGCGGGCCTCCCGTGGCGCGCCAGGTGTCGGAGGCCCGGTAGGCGGCACGCATCCGCGCCTCCATGGGCCTGTCGGCCTTCTCCTCGGCGTAGAGGGCCTCGTACCAGGTGGCGTGGCCTTCGTTGAGCCACAGGTCGGACCAGGTGCGCGGGGAGACGCTGTCGCCGAACCACTGGTGCGCCAGTTCGTGCACCATGATCGCCTCGACGTACCACTTCGGGTACTCGGGCCGGGTGAAGAGCTCTCTCTCGAAGAGAGAGAGTGTCTGTGTCTCCAGTTCGAACCCGGTGCGGGCCTCGGCGATCAGCAGCCCGTACGTCTCGAAGGGGTAGTCGCCGACCTTCTCCTGCATCCAGGCGATCTGGTCGGGTGTCTTCTTGAGCCACGGTTCGAGCAGCTCGCGGTCCTTGGTGGGCACGACGTCTCGTACGGGCAGTCCGTCCGGTCCGCTCCGGTGCAGCACCGAGGAGCGGCCGATGGAGATCTGGGCCAGCTCGGTGGCCATGGGGTGCTCGGTCCGGTACGTCCAGGTGGTCGCCGCGGCGCGCCGGTTCACGTCCAGGGGCAGCCCGTTGGCGACGGCCGTGTAGCCGTTGGGCGCGGTGACCCGGAAGGTGAACAGGGCCTTGTCCGAGGGGTGGTCGTTGCTCGGGAAGACCCGGTGGCCGGCGTCGGCCTGGTTGGCCATCGCGAGTCCGTCCTCGGTCCGCACCCAGCCGCTGTCCTGGTCCTTGCTCGACACGGGGTTGCTGTCGTGGCGCACGGTGATCCGCATCCGGATGCCGGGCGGCAGTGGCTCCGCGGGGGTGACCACCAGGTCCTCGCCGACGCTCCGGAACTCCGCGGGCTCGCCGTTGACCTCGACGGATCGCACTGTTCCGAGCGAGTAGTCAAGATTGACCTGCTCCAGCCGGTCTGTCGGCCTGGCCACGATCGTGGTGACGGCCGGCAGCGGCTTGCTGTTGCTGCCGGGATAGGTGAAGGCGAGGTCGTACGCCATGACGTCGTACCCGGGATTGCCCAGGTGCGGGAAGAGCCGGTCGCCGATGCCGAGCGGGGCCGGAGCGGGCGCGCTCGCGGCGATGAGGCAGACGGAGGCGGCGGAGGCGAGGAACGCCGTGCGGAGCCTTCGGGGGACCTTCTGGGGTGGCGTCCCGGCACGGGGGGTGGTCCTGGGGGTGCGCAGCATGGACCACGGCTATCAGCGACCGCCCGCCCCACGGCGACGACTCGCGCCGAGCCCACCCGAACGGGCGCTTTCCGCCGAGTCGCTGTTCTACGGAGTCGTCGTCTGGTGCTGTGCGCGGCCCACGTCGAAGACACCCGGAACATTGCGCATCGCCCGCATCAGCACGGGAAGGTGGGCGGCGTCGGGGAGTTGGAGCGTGTAGGTGTGGCGTACTCGCTGCTGGCTGGGTGGTTCGACGGTCGCCGAGACGATGTCCACACCCTCCAGGGCAATGGCCTCGGTGAGGTCGGCGAGCAGATGGGGCCGCCCGAAGGACTCGACGAAGAGCGTGACGCGGCACTCCGAGGTGTCGCCCCAGCGCACCGAGACCTCCGTGCGCCCGAGGTCCTTCATGCGGGTCACGCCCGCGCACTCGACGCGGTGCACGGTCACCACTCCGCCGCGTACGGCGAAGCCGGTGATGTCGTCGGGCGGCACGGGCGTACAACAGCCCGCGAGGCGTACGGTCGCGCCGGGCTGGTCGACGACCACGTCCGCGGCGGCCGGGCGCGCGGCAGGCGCGTCCGCGGAGGGGCGGCGGGTCGTGGCGGGAGCCTCGGGCGGTGTCGCGGGCGACGGGTGCGCGGCCAGCCAGCGGGTGATGGCGATCCGCGCCACGGGCGTGTGCGCGTGCTCCAGCCACTCCCTGGAGGGCTCGGAGGCCGCGTCCTGGCCCATGAGCAGTTGAACGGTGTCGCCGTCGCTCAGGACTGTACTGAGCCTCACCAGGCGGCCGTTGACGCGCGCGCCGATGCAGGCGTGCGCGTCCTCGCCGTACTGGGCGTACGCGGCGTCGACGCAACTGGCGCCCGCGGGCAGCCCGAGCGTGCCGCCGTCGGGCCGGTAGACGGTGATCTCCCGGTCCTGGGCGAGGTCCTCGCGGAGCGTCGACCAGAACGTGTCGGGGTCCGGGGCCGCCTCCTGCCAGTCGAGGAGGCGGGAGAGCCAGCCGGGACGGGTCGGGTCGGCGCGCTCGCCGTCCACCGCGTCGCCGGCGCGCGTGCCGTCGCCGTCCGTCTGCTCCTCCGAAGGAGGAGCGTAGGGATTGCCGAGCGCGATGACGCCGGCCTCGGCGACCTTGTGCATCTGGTGCGTCCGGATGAGGACTTCGGCGACCTGGCCGTCGGTGCGGGCGACCGCGGTGTGCAGCGACTGGTACAGGTTGAACTTGGGAACGGCGATGAAGTCCTTGAACTCCGAGACCACGGGCGTGAGACAGGTGTGCAGTTCGCCGAGGACCCCGTAACAGTCGGCGTCCTCGTTGACGAGCACCAGGAGCCGTCCGAAGTCGCAGCCGCGCAGCTCGCCGCGTTTGCGCGAGACGCGGTGCACGGAGACGAAGTGCCGTGGCCGGATGAGGACTTCGGCCTGCAGACCTGCCTCGCGCAGGACCACCCGCACCTCTTCGGCGATCTCGTCGAGCGGATCGTCGGCGCGCGAGGCGTTGTTGACGATGAGTTGGCGGGTGTGGGCGTACTCCTCGGGATGCAGGATCGCGAAGACGAGATCCTCCAGCTCGGTCTTCAGGGCCTGCACGCCCAGGCGTTCGGCGAGCGGGATGAGGACATCTCTCGTCACCTTGGCGATGCGCGCCTGTTTCTCGGGGCGCATCACGCCGAGGGTGCGCATGTTGTGCAGCCGGTCGGCGAGCTTGATCGACATCACGCGTACGTCGCTGCCGGTGGCGACGAGCATCTTGCGGAACGTCTCGGGCTCGGCGGCCGCCCCGTAGTCGACCTTCTCCAGCTTCGTCACGCCGTCGACGAGATAGCGGACCTCCTCGCCGAACTCCTCACGCACCTGATCGAGAGTCACTTCCGTGTCCTCGACGGTGTCGTGGAGCAGAGACGCCGTCAAAGTCGTGGTCTCCGCGCCCAGTTCGGCGAGGATCAGCGTCACGGCGAGCGGGTG is drawn from Streptomyces liliifuscus and contains these coding sequences:
- a CDS encoding RelA/SpoT family protein yields the protein MSAEATNPATPGPMTPGAQRRRSRPRIDLRRLGRAALLGPTVRGRLPDAIGHVVEAHRAHHPDADLDPLRRAYVLAESSHRGQMRKSGEPYITHPLAVTLILAELGAETTTLTASLLHDTVEDTEVTLDQVREEFGEEVRYLVDGVTKLEKVDYGAAAEPETFRKMLVATGSDVRVMSIKLADRLHNMRTLGVMRPEKQARIAKVTRDVLIPLAERLGVQALKTELEDLVFAILHPEEYAHTRQLIVNNASRADDPLDEIAEEVRVVLREAGLQAEVLIRPRHFVSVHRVSRKRGELRGCDFGRLLVLVNEDADCYGVLGELHTCLTPVVSEFKDFIAVPKFNLYQSLHTAVARTDGQVAEVLIRTHQMHKVAEAGVIALGNPYAPPSEEQTDGDGTRAGDAVDGERADPTRPGWLSRLLDWQEAAPDPDTFWSTLREDLAQDREITVYRPDGGTLGLPAGASCVDAAYAQYGEDAHACIGARVNGRLVRLSTVLSDGDTVQLLMGQDAASEPSREWLEHAHTPVARIAITRWLAAHPSPATPPEAPATTRRPSADAPAARPAAADVVVDQPGATVRLAGCCTPVPPDDITGFAVRGGVVTVHRVECAGVTRMKDLGRTEVSVRWGDTSECRVTLFVESFGRPHLLADLTEAIALEGVDIVSATVEPPSQQRVRHTYTLQLPDAAHLPVLMRAMRNVPGVFDVGRAQHQTTTP
- a CDS encoding M1 family metallopeptidase → MLRTPRTTPRAGTPPQKVPRRLRTAFLASAASVCLIAASAPAPAPLGIGDRLFPHLGNPGYDVMAYDLAFTYPGSNSKPLPAVTTIVARPTDRLEQVNLDYSLGTVRSVEVNGEPAEFRSVGEDLVVTPAEPLPPGIRMRITVRHDSNPVSSKDQDSGWVRTEDGLAMANQADAGHRVFPSNDHPSDKALFTFRVTAPNGYTAVANGLPLDVNRRAAATTWTYRTEHPMATELAQISIGRSSVLHRSGPDGLPVRDVVPTKDRELLEPWLKKTPDQIAWMQEKVGDYPFETYGLLIAEARTGFELETQTLSLFERELFTRPEYPKWYVEAIMVHELAHQWFGDSVSPRTWSDLWLNEGHATWYEALYAEEKADRPMEARMRAAYRASDTWRATGGPPAAPKGAAPGEKLSIFRPNVYDGSALVLYALREEIGRRSFEQLQRTWVSTHHDGVADTADFMHLASGIADRDLSGFFEAWLYGEKTPPMPGHPDWRSEKPVEKPAKPAEKPAEKPAKPVEKPAKPTRQPQKTR
- the hflX gene encoding GTPase HflX encodes the protein MTSSSSPSQDTQSFAQNYPDGLRADALMEEDVAWSHEVDGDRDGDQFDRSERAALRRVAGLSTELEDVTEVEYRQLRLERVVLVGVWTSGTATDSENSLAELAALAETAGALVLDGVIQRRDKPDAATYIGSGKANELRDIVLETGADTVICDGELSPGQLIHLEDVVKVKVIDRTALILDIFAQHAKSREGKAQVALAQMQYMLPRLRGWGQSLSRQMGGGKGGGLATRGPGETKIETDRRRIREKMAKMRREIADMKVGREIKRQERRRNKVPSVAIAGYTNAGKSSLLNRLTGAGVLVQNELFATLDPTVRRAETPSGRIYTLADTVGFVRHLPHHLVEAFRSTMEEVGDSDLILHVVDGSHPAPEEQLAAVREVVRDVGATKVPEIVVINKADAADPLVLQRLMRNEKRSIAVSARTGQGIAELLALIDVELPHPSVEIEVLVPYTLGRLVARAHSEGEVISEEHTPEGTLLKVRVHEELAAELAAYVPVPAV